A window from Centropristis striata isolate RG_2023a ecotype Rhode Island chromosome 4, C.striata_1.0, whole genome shotgun sequence encodes these proteins:
- the LOC131970671 gene encoding uncharacterized G-patch domain protein DDB_G0278987-like, with translation MESTLPKAPFGAGAAVVLQPAAVSSGGLQPLAEEAEPADLGKEEGTKSQPGDPAGAKDGKELYSMDSSLSSSDSEDEGIGKKDKKKKKKKKLKKKKKKKDSSSSSSSSSSSSSSSSSSSSSSSSSSSSDSDSEVLRVSWSSSVQKV, from the exons ATGGAGTCCACCCTCCCCAAAG CTCCATTTGGAGCAGGTGCTGCAGTTGTCCTGCAGCCAGCGGCGGTCTCATCTGGTGGGTTGCAGCCCCTGGCTGAGGAGGCAGAGCCTGCAGACCTGGGCAAAGAGGAGGGAACCAAGAGTCAACCTGGAGACCCCGCAGGAGCAAAAGATGGAAAG GAGCTGTACTCAATGGAcagctctctgtcctcctccgacAGTGAGGACGAGGGTATCGGCAAGaaagacaagaagaaaaagaagaagaagaagctgaagaagaaaaagaagaagaag GATTCCAGCTCCTCGTCATCATCTTCCTCATCATCttcctcgtcttcctcctcctcttcttcttcttcctcctccagtAGCTCATCAGACAGTGACAGTGAG GTTCTGAGGGTGAGTTGGAGCAGCAGTGTCCAGAAGGTCTGA
- the tp53i13 gene encoding uncharacterized protein tp53i13 has product MTMSTPLTVTVLAALWVSSGRCGVSEAPVPRCDNGKLFLDRDLPADAVYWDCPGSIWPKSTERLPSIDTVYDPVPARQICIDKSISYNHTIPNSGAYRPVRAESGEYLYCPPQRWLNNLHDGATVLLYHPCAPPHERLLLSALARSCLPDYIITSHPQLNVHMPIALVSWAHTLELSTVASSDVCDWLETQTSTRNKFGGVSQIMKYNLLLSWSAEQHQQKHARPEEHAAKMKESLRQCCEQAISSLLIETELESDMNEESLKLIKEEGKRRQIRAAIRGKLKTVKDESERENTIAHQTNRTGDGQNSTLGPLADSPPGNRTLSDPPGPREAPSQSKIPNTNHGLMSRPTAPLASTMSETTFRSVNSERNSTARPEALSRSSKDEGTDPAKQREKDSVRHGLKHKEKKSKDNTADGTMKDNDVVDVKERELEHEQTHSSTNSHHKIDKIAVDSVSKSRSESPPRPQQQQNPQPAGYLPNSLNCDSCKAGEHCECSKDLGASATAVNMGLPRTPRTDEAVWAAAALGFLLILLTLSVLHTRLYRHWRTTPSLYWHDPQQDYDSVADVIRRRLRIANRRRKRGRRQECVLLPSSSSSDEHP; this is encoded by the exons ATGACCATGTCCACGCCGCTCACAGTGACCGTGCTGGCGGCGCTGTGGGTCAGTTCGGGTCGGTGCGGTGTCTCCGAGGCTCCGGTGCCAAGGTGCGACAATGGAAAG ctCTTCTTAGATAGGGACCTGCCTGCGGATGCTGTTTATTGGGACTGCCCTGGGTCTATTTGGCCAAAGTCTACTGAG AGACTTCCTAGTATTGACACAGTGTATGATCCTGTG ccagccaggcAAATCTGCATAGACAAATCCATTTCCTACAACCATACCATTCCCAACAG tGGAGCATACAGACCAGTGAGGGCAGAGAGTGGAGAGTACCTGTACTGTCCTCCTCAACGGTGGCTCAATAATTTGCAC GATGGAGCTACCGTTTTACTCTACCATCCCTGTGCCCCTCCTCATGAGCGTCTACTTCTGTCTGCCCTGGCCCGATCCTGTCTGCCAGATTACATCATTACGTCACATCCACAGCTCAACGTACACATG CCAATAGCCTTGGTGTCATGGGCTCACACCTTGGAGCTATCCACTGTGGCCTCTTCAGATGTCTGTGATTGGCTGGAGACCCAAACATCCACAAGAAATAAGTTTGGTGGTGTGAGCCAGATTATGAAGTACAACCTGCTGTTATCCTGGTCAGCAGAGCAGCACCAGCAGAAACATGCACGTCCAGAGGAACACGCAGCAAAAATGAAG GAGTCTCTGAGGCAGTGTTGTGAGCAGGCCATCTCCTCACTGCTGATTGAGACAGAGCTGGAGTCTGACATGAATGAAGAAAGCTTGAAACTAATTAAAGAAGAGGGCAAACGCAGGCAAATAAGAGCTGCTATTAGAGGGAAACTGAAGACTGTTAAGGATGAGAGCGAACGAGAAAACACAATTGCACACCAAACCAACAGGACAGGGGACGGCCAGAACAGCACACTTGGACCATTAGCAGATTCTCCTCCAGGGAACAGGACTCTCTCGGATCCTCCAGGTCCCAGGGAAGCTCCTTCTCAGTCTAAGATCCCAAATACAAACCATGGCCTTATGTCCAGGCCCACAGCTCCTTTGGCTTCAACTATGTCTGAGACTACATTTAGAAGTGTGAACAGTGAACGTAACAGCACCGCCAGGCCTGAAGCCCTGTCCCGCAGTTCCAAAGATGAAGGTACGGACCCGGCcaagcagagagaaaaagactcTGTTAGACACGGCctgaaacacaaagagaaaaaatctaAAGACAACACAGCAGATGGCACAATGAAGGACAATGACGTGGTTGATGTTAAAGAGAGAGAGTTGGAACAtgagcaaacacacagcagcacaaacTCTCACCACAAAATCGACAAGATTGCCGTTGATTCTGTTTCCAAATCCCGATCAGAGTCTCCGCCCCGGCCACAACAACAGCAGAACCCACAGCCGGCCGGTTACCTGCCCAACAGCCTCAACTGTGACAGCTGTAAAGCCGGGGAACACTGTGAATGCAGCAAGGACTTGGGGGCCTCGGCCACTGCTGTGAATATGGGGCTGCCAAGGACCCCTAGGACAGACGAGGCGGTgtgggcagcagcagcacttgGCTTCCTGCTGATTCTCCTGACTCTGTCGGTGCTTCACACACGCCTGTACCGCCACTGGAGGACCACGCCCAGTCTTTACTGGCACGACCCGCAGCAGGACTACGACAGTGTGGCAG aTGTGATCCGCAGGAGGCTTCGTATTGCAAACAGGAGGCGTAAAAGGGGCAGGCGACAGGAGTGTGTTCTTCTGCCAAGCTCCTCCAGCTCAGATGAACATCCATAG